The genome window GATAGGGCTTGGGAAGGGGCAGGTCGTCCAGTTCGCGCGAGGCGATCTTGATCGAGATGTGCGGCTTGAAGCCGCCGTCTCCGGTCGTCTGGAAATAGTTGGTCCGCTTGATCGCCCCGATCAGGGCCGCGAGGCGACGCAGCGCCCGGTCGTGATCCAGGGACGTCACATCCATCAGCAGTGCCGTGATCCGGTCGGCCAGTTCCGTCGCGGAGGCCGCTCGATCATCCGCCGACCCGCCGTGTGCGGGATCGAACTTGCAGGCGAACAGGCCCAGCAGGGCGCGGGCGATGACCGGATAGTCGCGCAGCGCCTCTTCCTGCAGGGCCTGCGACGGGTCGAGCCCCGTCTGCTGGCGATAGCGGGCCAGGGTGCGGATCAGGGCCGCCTCGCGCCAGCCGACCCCCAGTTCCAGCACCAGACGGTTGAAGCCGTCGCTTTCGGTCTGGCCCGTCCACACGGCCGAGAAGGCGGCCTCGAACGGTCCCTTGACGTCAGCGAAAGCGATCGCGGCCCCGCGCGGATCCTCCAGCAGGAACTCGTGGACGTGGATTTCCCCGGCGTCGGCCGGCCGGATCGCATGGCCGAACTCCTCCAGCGTCTTCAGCCCCATGTCGGCCAGGATCGGCAGGACGTCGGACAGCGGCACGGCCGCGCCCCGGTGATACAGCTTGAAGCGGAACTGAAGCGGCGTGTCGCCGGGGGAGCGGAAGGCGCGGACCGCCACAGGCTCGCCCGATCCGACGGTGCCGGAGGCGTTCAGCCGGTCGATCTCCTGCAGGTCCGCGACGGCCTCGGTGGCATCGTAGCGGTCGCGATAGCCGGCCCCGAAGGCGTCCGACCATTTCAGGCTCAGCGCCCCGATCTGGCTGTCGTCGATGTCGGCGGCGCGCAGGGCGCTTTCGAAGCGGTCGATCCAGCTGCGGCCGGCCTCGGTGATCTCGGCTTCCAGCGCTACGGCATCCGGCGTCGGGTGATCGCCGGGCGTGACACCGATGATGTAGTGGATGCGCACCAGGGGCGCGTCCGAGAGCTGCGGGTACCAGGCCGACAGGCGACCGCCCCAGGCCCGGGCCAGAATGCGTCCGATGCGTTCGCGCACCGCCGCCTCGAACCGCTCGCGCGGGACGAAGGCGAGGACCGAGACGAACCGATCAAACGGGTCCAGCCGGGTGAAGGTCTTGATGCGGGGACGGTCATACAGATGCAGGATGCCCAGGGCCGAGGTCAGCAGCTCGTCCTCGGTGATCTGGAAAAGCTCGTCGCGCGGATAGTTCTCCAGAATGTTCCTCAGCCGCTTCTCGTTGTGGCTGCCGGGCACCTTGGCCGCACGGGTCAGGGCGTTCGTGACCTTCCGGCGGATCAGCGGGACCTCCGACGCCGTGCGGTCGTAGGCCTCGGCCGTGAACAGGCCGACGAAGCGGGTCTCGCCCGACGGGCGGCCGTCGTCGCCGTACCGCTTGACCCCGACGTAATCCATATAGGCCCGGCGGTGGACACGGCTGCGCAGATTGGCCTTGGCCACGGTGACGGGCTCTGACAGGTCCATCTGCCGCTTCATCTGGGCGGTCAGCACCGCCGGCTCGGAGGTCCGACGCAGCACCGTGCGCGCCGGATCGCGCAGCACCCCGACCCCGGCCGTGGCCTGGTCCAGCGGAGCCTCCGCGGCATAGCCCCCGTCCGCCGTGCGCGGATAGTCGTAGTCGCGCGCTCCGAGGAAGACGAAATGGTCGTCGTTCAGCCAGCGCAGGAAGGCCAGGTTCTCGGCCACCACTTCCGGGTCAATCCCGCCGGGGCAGGCTTCCAGATGGGCGATCGAGCGCGCCATCAGCTCGCTCATGGCGTTGAAATCGCCGACGGCGGCATGGACGTCGGCCAGGGCCTGTTCGACCTGGGCCTTCACGGCCTCGCGGCGTTCGGACGGGAGGGGGTCGACGACGATGACGATCAGCGATTCGCGCGCCGCCTCACGCGTCAGAACGGGGTGGAACAGCGCCCGCACCGAGACCCCGGCATCGGCCAGTTCGCCCATGACGCTGTCGACGAGGAAGGGTCGGTCGTCCTGGACGATCCACAGGGTGTCACAGGCCCCCGCCTGCCCCCCGGTCGCCCTGACCGGCTGCACCAGGACGTTCGGGGCATCGCCCGGCCGACGCCCCTGCGCCCAGCGCCAGGCGTCGGCGAGCAGGGCGGCCATGGCGGCCACGTCCAGTTCGGGTGTCTCGTCCTCAGCGTAGTCGTCGGCGGCCTGGTCAATGAAGGACTGCTCGATCGCCTCGAGCGCCCCGCCCTCTCTCAATGCCTGTGCGAACGCTGTCCTCAGCGCCTCCGCGTTCGGGGACGGGACGGAAGGACGCGGTTCGCCGGACATGGGCAGGGTCTCGTTCAGCGCGGCTCTGGGACCGCCAGGTGCTGCAACGGGGAATAGGCCCGCCCGCCCCCGCCGGGAAGCCCAGAAAGCGAAAACGGGGGGTTTCGCTTCCGGGCACCGCTCCGAAAAAGAGAAAAGGCCGCCGGACGGGGGGGTCCGACGGCCTCGTCTGGAACCCGCGCAGGAGGGGGAGGGGCGCAGGTTCGATGTCGTCACGACCGGGGGAGGGGGAAGGGGGCCGCGACGCCTGGATGGGAGATGGGAACCCCGATCCGACCTGCAAGGGCGCGATGGTCAGGCCTGGCCCGTTCCCGGGCGCGGCGGTTTGACGCGGACGGAGCGTTTCGTGGAGGCCTGGGGGGTCCGGTGCTCGTCCTCGGCGGCATACGGCTTGCCGTCGCCGCTGAGCAGCACGGCGATCCACCTCGACCCCTTGAACTCGGCCAGGATCGCCATGGCCATGACCGCCAGCGGGGTCGACAGGAACATGCCGACGACGCCCCACATCTTGCCCCACAGGGCCAGCGCCAGCAGGACGGCGACCGGGTCGATGTTCTGGTTCTCGCCCTGCATGCGCGGCTGGATCAGATTGCCGACCACGAACAGGATGATCTGCAGGCCGACCAGAAGGATCAGGGCGGGCCAGTAGGTCGGAAACTGTACCAGGGCGAACAGCGGCGGTGCCAGGCCCGCCACCGCACCGCCCAGCACGGGAATGAAGCCGACCACGAAGATCACGAAGGTCCAGAACTCGGCATGTTCCAGCCCCACGAGCCGCATCAGGATCCAGGCGGCCGCGCAGATGATGGCACCGGTCACGGTCTGGACCCACAGATAACCCTCGACCCCGCCGCGCACGCGCTGAAAGACTTCCAGCGCCTCGTTGCGCTGCTCCCTCTCGGGGAACATGGCGACGATCTTGCGCCGGAACCCGGCCTGCGAGGCCAGCAGGAACCCCAGATAGACCAGAACGAAGAAGGACCCCGAAGCCACGCCCTGGGCCTGGCCGGCCAGGCCGATCAGATAGCCGCGCAGGTCGATGCTGGCGATCAGCTCATGGGCCGTAGGGGCCGTGGTGATGCCGAAAACGCGGGCCCCGTCGACGATGATCGCGTCGATTCGCGGCCCGATGCCACTCGACACTCCGGACATATCGGTGAAGAAGCCCGCCGCGCCGTTGACGATGAAGGCGATCGACAAGGAGAAGCCCAGGACAACCACAAGCAGGGCCGCCGTCCCGGCCCATTGATCCGGCAGGCTGGTCCGGTCCTCGATGAACCGCTTTACGCCGTCGATCATGATCATCAGGAAGATGGCCATGGCCAGAGGCGTCAGGATGTCCCGCAGCCAGTAGAGCGCCGCCCCGACGGCCACGACGGCCAGGGTCACCAGGGCGTTGCGGGCGACCGTGTTGGCCGGGACGGGGATCGGCAGTTTCATGCCCCGACTGTCGGGGCGGTCGCACAGGCGGTCAAGCCGATCCCTCTCCCCGGCTGCGTCTTAAGCTGTATTGTGGCGGTGAAACCGGAGTTCCGAATGACCGACGCCGCCGCCCCCGCCCTCGACCGGACCGCAGGACTGTTCCTCGGCCAATCCTCCGACAACGGCGTCGCGCGGCGGGAGTATCTGCTGTGGAACCGCGCCAACCGACATGGGGTCATCGCGGGGGCGACCGGCACCGGCAAGACGGTGACCCTGCAGATCATGGCCCAGGGGTTCTCCGACATGGGCGTGCCCGTGTTCTGCGCCGACGTGAAGGGCGACCTATCGGGCATCAGCCAGATCGGCACGCCGAACGAAAAGCTGCTGGCCCGCGCCACCGGCATGGGCCTGACGCTGCGGCCGCTGGCGGCACCGACGGTCTTCTGGGACCTGTACGGCCAGAAGGGCCATCCCGTCCGCGCCACCGTGTCCGAGATCGGTCCCCTGCTGATGGCGCGGATGCTGGATCTGAACGACGTGCAGGAGGGCGTGCTGACCGTCGCCTTCCATGTCGCCGACAAGGAGGGCCTGCTGCTGCTCGACCTCGACGACCTGCGCGCCATGCTGGTCTATGTGGCCGAGAATGCGGCCCGGATCGGGCGCGAGGTCGGCAATGTGGCCCCGGCCTCCATCGCCTCGATCCAGCGCGCCCTGCTGCAGCTGGAACAGGACGGCGGCGACGCCTTCTTCGGGGAGCCGGCGCTGAAGCTGACCGACATGATGAAGACCGGCGTCGACGGTCGCGGCCAGGTCAATGTGCTCGATTCGACCCGGCTGATGAACAGCCCGCGTCTGTACGGGGCCTTCCTGCTGTGGCTGATCTCCGAGCTGTTCGAACAACTGCCGGAGGTCGGCGACCCAGAGAAGCCCCGTCTGGTCTTCTTCTTCGACGAGGCCCACCTGCTGTTCAAGGATGCGCCCAGGCCGCTGCTGGAAAAGGTCGAGCAGGTCGTGCGCCTGATCCGCTCCAAGGGGGTCGGCATCTATTTCATCACCCAGAACCCGGCCGACATCCCCGACAGCGTCCTGGCCCAGTTGGGAAACCGCATCCAGCATGCGCTGCGGGCCTACACCCCGGCCGACCAGCGCGGCCTGAAGGCGGCGTCCGAAAGCTTCCGGATCAATCCGGCCTTCGACACCCGGGAGGCGATCCAGGCGCTCGGCACCGGCGAGGCACTGGTTTCGGTGCTGGACGAGAAGGGAGCCCCCACGATCGTCCAGCGCACCCTGATCCGGCCGCCGGACAGCCGGCTGGGCCCCGCCACGGACCCGGAACGCGCCGCCGTCATGGCCGCCAGCCCGGTCAGGGGCGTCTATGACACGGTGATCGACCGCGAATCCGCCGAGGAAATCCTCGCCGCCCGCCATGCGGCAGAAACCGCAACCGAAGAGCCGGCCCCCGGTGCCGCGCCCAGGGGCCGGGCCGCGCCGGCCCCGCGCCCCGCACCGGCCCCCAGGGCCCCGCGCCGCTCGAACCGCCAGACCCCGCTCGAGGCCCTGACCAAGTCGGTTCTGCGCACAGCCGGATCGACCCTGACCCGCGAACTGTTGCGTGGGGTGCTGGGCGGATTGAAGCGCCGCTAGATCATCTCGGGAGCCTGTTTCACGGCATTGGCGGAAGCGCGAAGCGATACCGCCTCAGCCGATCATGCCCGGGACCACCGAACCGAGTCGGGCACTGGCAAGGTCGGCAAGGACGTTCGTGACCTGCGCGCCCGAGCCGGTCTGGGTCAGCAGTCTGGAATGATGCGACGACAGGGCGCGGGTATCGACGTGCACCATGGCCCAGCCCATGAACAGCTGGACCTGCACCGGCCAGCGGGCCAGGACGCGGACATTGCGGTGGCGGTCGTCGGTCTCGATCGTTTCCATCAGGACCGTCAGGGCGTCCGGGTCGCCTTCCAGCACCTGGACAAAGGTCCCGCCCTGCAGCGCCAGAGCCCCGGTCAGCCGCCGCCTGGCGTTGTTGCGGACCGAGGTGGAGATGATGGGCGAGACATCGACGGGACCGTCGGTCAGGGCGACCGCATCGCTGCGATAGACGATGCGTTCGATGGGCGATGTCATGGGAATGGGCAACCTGGCGGGCGATCCGCCTGTCCCTCTAGGCGCTATCGGCCCAATTCCCTAGCGGGGAACCAGACGCCACATCCGCAGGGGGTGGCGCACGACGCCCGCCTCAGCGCCCGCCGCCTCGCCCCGGCCGATATAGAGGTCGGCGCGCACCGGGCCCCGGATGGCCGAGCCCGTGTCCAGCGCTATCACCAGACCCCGATAGCCGTGGCGCGCCCCGGTCAGGGTGCCCGCATCGGCCGAGATCCAGACCAGATCGCCATAGGCCCAGCTGGTGGGATCGACCGCAATCGCCCGGCGTGCCGGCAGGGGCACGCCGGCAGCGCCCGCCGGTTCGCCGCCGTCGTCGGGATCCAGAGAAAAGAAGATGTAGCGCGGGTTCAGGGCCGTGATCGCCCGCGCCTCGGCTCCGCGATGGGCCGCCAGCCAGGCCCGGATCGCATCGCCCGAGGTGCCGTCGGCCGGCAGCAGGCCGCGGTCGGCCATCGGCCGGGCAATCCCCGTGAAAGGTCGCCCGTTGTCGGCCGCATAGGCGGCGCGGGCGGTCGTGCCGTCCTCAAAGGTCAGATAGCCGGAGCCCTGGATCTGAAGAAAGAACAGGTCCTCGGCCCGCATCCAGGCGAGCGGCGGCGATGGCGGTGGTCCGGCCTCGATCGTCGCCCGTTCCGGCAGGATCTGGCCCCGCGTCCAGCCCTCGGGCCGGGCCAGGACCGGCGTGTCGAACGGGCCGTCCGGGGCGCGGCGCGCCGTATACTCCGGCGCAAAATAGGCGGTCATCAGTCCGGGTCGGCCGTCGGAGGTTTCCGCGGCCACGACGCCGAATCCGCGTTCGAAAAAGGCCCGGGCGACCGAGGGGGTCACGGGCCTGGACGTCCGCCCGATCGTCTGAGCCTCCTCGCAGCGCAAGGCCGCGAGAGCCTCGCGGGCGACGCGACAGGTCCCGGCATAGGCCTGGAACGCGGCCAGATGATCCTCGTCGGCCCAGCCGGCCAGGGTCTGCGGGCCGGGCAAGCCGGACGGCGCGGCGGGATCGGGCGCGGGCGATGGCTGCGATGGCCCGGGCGCGGGTGCGGGTGCGGGTGCGGTTACAGTTGCGGTTGGCCGGGTCGGGGCCTCGCCCGTCGCGGTCGCACAACCCGCCAGCAGCAGCAGCGCCGCCGCCAGCCCGGGCTTCCGGTAAAATCCCAAGGGGCGGTCGGCCCTAGGCGTTGGCGGGCTCGACCCGGGCCAGGACCCAGTTCGGGTCGGACGCGCCGAGCGAGCGTTCAAAGGTCCAGTGCTCGGCGGTCCGGCGTTCCTCGATGCGTTCCTCGGCCGGGGCGCCCGGCGTGGCTTCGTCCGCCGGGGGCATGATCCGCGACCGAAGCTCGGCGAGGAAGCGCACCTTGGCCACAGCCCGGTCGCCTTCGGCCGAGGCCAGTTCCAGATCGGCGCGGGGCGGATGCAGAAACTCGACCTGCTCGGTCTCGCCGCGGGTCTCGCGCGCGGCGATGCCGGTCTCGAACGATTCCAGCACGGCGGGGGTCAACAGCGGCTTCAGCGCCGCCCGATCACCGGCGGCATAGCCCCGGACGATCGTCTCATAGGCCTGGCGGGCCCCATCGATGAACCGGGCGGGATCGAAGGCGGGGTCGCGGGCGCGGAGCGAAGCGGCGGCGGCCAGCAGGGTGGCGTCCACGCCGGGCGTCCGGCCGGGCGCGTCGGGACCGGCGGTCGCCGGCAGGGCCGTCAGGCTCTTGGCATCCTCCTGCGGCTGGCGGCCGACCTTCTTGCCCAGCACATTGTAGAGCTGGAACAGGACGATGGCCGCGATCACGGCGAAAATGACGATCAGAAACTGTGAGGGCACGGTCTATCCCGGGTTTTCGATGCGCGCTTCCGACGAAAGGCCAACGGCGTCGGATGGACGATTACGGTCCTATATAGGCCTGCGCAAGGCGACACGCATCCACTGCGTCACGAAGGCGAGTGGACGGCGACGGGACGGGGCCGTTGCGGGGCCGTGTCGCGGATGCTAGTCGCCCGGCCTCTCATCCTTCGTCCGCCCACGGCTTTGACCCCATGACCGATGTCGCCCCGACCGAGCCGAACGGCTCAGCCCCCACCGGCCAGCCGCCCGTCCCCGGCTTCCGCATCCTGGCACAATATGTTCGCGACCTGTCGTTCGAGAACCCCAAGGCCCCGGATTCCCTGCGTATCGAGGGTCGTCCCTCGATCGACATGGGCGTCGAACTGAATGCCCAGGGGCGCCCCGATGGACTGTTCGAGGTCGACATCAAGCTGTCGATCAAGGCCTCGACCGAGACGCTGGCGGTGTTCCACGTGGAACTGCTTTACGGGGGCCTGTTCCAGCTGTCGGGCGTGGCCGAGCAGGACATCGAGCCGCTGCTGCTGATCGAATGCCCGCGCTATCTGTTCCCCTATGCGCGCGAGATCATCGCCCGCGCCACGGCGGACGGCGGCTTCTATCCGCCCTTCATGCTGGATCCGATCGATTTCGCCGGCATCTATGCCGCGCGGATGCAGCAGCAGAACGGCCAGCCGTCGGGCGTGGCGTAGGCTGTAGTCTCCGCCCTATCGGCTTCGCCGACAGGGCGGAGACTACGGGGTCACCCCGTAGCCTTCCCATAACGACCGATCCTTGAGCGTCGCGGCCAGAAATGCGGCATGGGCGGCGCTTTCTTCGGCATTCAGACGTGGTGCCAGCGGCCGGGGCCGGGCACCGTAGCCACCGGCCGCGGCGTGGGCGGCGGCAGCCACACTTTCCCTACGGCTGGTCAGGTCCAGAACCCGCTCCTTGCCGCCCTTCAGCTCCAGATAAACCTCGGCCAGCAACCGGGCATCGATCAGGGCCCCGTGCAGGGTGCGGTCGACCAGGCTGATCCTGTAGCGTTTGCACAAGGCATCCAGCGAATTGGCCATCCCCGGAAAGCGCTTCTGGGCCAGTTGCAGCGTATCGATCCAGCGGGTCTCGTGCAGCAGCGGATGACCGCAGCGGCCGCATTCGTGATCGATGAAATTGCGGTCGAACTGGGCATTATGGGCAATCACGGGCGCATCGCCGATGAAGTCCATCAGATCGACGACGATCTCGGCGAACCGGGGCGCGTCCCGGACCTTGTCGTCGGTGATGCCATGGACCCGGATCGCATCGGCCGGGATCAGCCGTTCCGGATTGACCAAGCGGTGGAACGTCCGCCCGGTGGGCAAGAGATCCATGATCTCGATACAGCCGACCTCGATCAGCCGGTCGCCCGTTTTCGGGTCGAAGCCGGTGGTTTCGGTGTCGAGAACGATTTCGCGGGCCATCCCCGCTTAATGGGGCGCTTCGTCGGGTTGCGAAAGACTCCGCACCGGCCGTTTCCAGTCCGGCGACAGAACCATCCCCACGATTTCGGCCACGCGGGCGCGGGTCGCCTCGAGGCTCTCGCCCGTATCGATGACGAAGTCGGCGCGGCGGCGCTTTTCGGAATCGGGGACCTGCCGCGCCAGGATGGCCTCAAGCCGCTCCGGCGTCATGCCGGGCCGGGCCAGAACGCGGGCGCGCTGCACCGCCTCGGGCGCCGACACGACCACCACGGCATCGACGGCGCGCTCGCCGCCGGTCTCGAACAGCAGAGGAATATCCAGGACCGCCAGCGCGACCCCCGTCGCCCGCGCGGCCTCAAGATCGGCCAGCCGCCCGGCCACCACCAGCGGATGGACGATCGTTTCCAGCTGTCGGAAAGCCGCGGCGTCGCGCCCCAGCGCCTCGGCCAGCCGCGCCCGGTCCACCGCACCGTCCACCACGACACCGGGAAAGGCCTCCCCGACCGGCCCGACCGCCGCGCCGCCCGGGGCATAGAGGGCGTGGACGGCATCGTCGGCGTTCCAGACCAGGGCTCCGTGATCGGCGAACATGGCGGTCGTCGTCGACTTGCCCATGCCGATCGAGCCGGTCAGGCCCAGAACGATCACGCCGTCTCTCCCAGATGGGCCAGCAGCAGAGGCCGGGGGTCGAGATCGGGCGGTTCGACACCGAAGATCGCCCGGTACGATGGCCCGGCCTGGCCGATCAGCATGGCCAGGCCATCGACGGTGGTCAGGCCGGCGCTTCTGGCGGCCGTCAGGAATGGCGTGCGGACCGGTCGATAGGTCATGTCCATGACCACCGTCGCCGGATCGAGGCTCTCCGGATCGATCGCGGGTCGCACGCTGAGCGCGTTCACCACCAGGGCGGCCCCGGCGAAGGCCGTCGCCGCATCACCGACCTCGATCAGGCCGCCGAGGTCCGTGGCCAGGGCTTCGGCACGGTCCCGCGTGCGATTGACGATCCGGACAGTGGCCCCCGCATCGCGCAGGGCCGCGACCGCCGCCCTCGCCGCCCCGCCTGCGCCCAGCATCACGACGGTCGATCCCTTCAGCGACAGTGCGGGGGCCTGTTGGGACAGGGCCCGCAGAAGACCCTCGCCGTCGGTGCTGTCGGCGAAGACCTGCCCGTCGCGGAAGACCAGAGTATTGGCCGATCCGCTGGCCGTGGCCGTCCGGGACCGGGTGTCGGCGCAGGCGAAGGCCTGTTCCTTGAAAGGCGCCGTGACGTTCACGCCCGACAGCAGTCCGGCCCGTCCAAAGGCCACCAGGGTCTCGAATCCAGCCGCATCGCGCGGCGAGAAGGCCCCGTAGGTCCCGTCCAGGCCCGCCGCCTCCAGCCAGGCATTGTGGATGACCGGGCTGAGCGAATGGGCCACCGGATTTCCGACGATCCCGCCCAGCCGGACCGCGCCTGTGAGTCTGGCCGTCATGTCGCGATCACTCCGGCGCGGCGCAGTTCGTCCAGCACCGGCCACAGGGGCATGCCCAGAACGGTGAAATAGTCGCCCTCGACCCGGACGAACAGCTGCGATCCCATGCCTTCCAGCCGATAGCAGCCGACCGAGCCCAGCAGGGCCTCGCCTTCGACGGCCAGATAGTGATCGAGGAATGCGTCGGTGAAAGGCCGCAGGGTCATCCGCGCCGTATCCACGCCGGACCAGACCACCTCTCCGTTGTGGGCGAGGGCCGCCGCCGCGTTCAGATGGTGGGTCCGGCCCCGCATCGACAGCAGACGCAGACGCGCTGCCTCGAGGTCCGGGGCCTTGGACACCATGGTGCCTTCCAGATCCAGCGTCTGGTCCGAACCCAGCACCCATGCGTCCCGATGCTGACCCGACACCGCCAGCGCCTTGGCACGCGCCAGCTCCAGCGCCAGGTCAGCCGGAGCGATGCCGGTCAGGCGGGTCTTGATCGCATCCTCGTCGACGCCGGCGTCCTGGGTCTCGAAGGGAACGCCGGCCCCGGTCAACATGGCCCGCCGCGCGGCGCTGCGCGATGCCAGGATCAGCCGTCTGGACCTCTCTCCCATCACCATGTGACCCCTACGGTTCTGGTCCGCCGTTCGTTCAGCAGATTGAGGATGGCCGCCGCCGTCTCCTCGACCGAGCGGCGGGTCACGTCGATCGTCGGCCATCCCCGACGCTCGAAGGCGCGGCGCGCCTTGATGGTCTCCTCGCGCACGGCGTCGGGCTCGACGTAGGAGGAGGCGTGGTTGGCGTTCAGGCCGTCCAGCCGGTTGCGGCGGATCTGGATCAGCCGGTCAGGCGACACGGTCAGGCCCACGATCAGCGGGTTTTTCAGTCCGACCAGGCGTTCGCCATCCTCCTGACCGGGCACCAGCGGCACATTGGCCGCACGGATACCCCGGTGCGCCAGATAGATGCAGGTCGGGGTCTTGGACGTGCGGCTGACGCCGACGAGGACGACATCGGCCCCTTCCAGCTGCTCGGCCGTGCCCTGGCCGTCGTCGTGCGACATGGCGTAGTCCAGCGCGCCCATCCGGTTGAAATAGTCGTGATCGAGGGTGTGCTGGGCCCCGACCCGCGTCGACAGGGCCGCGCCGAGATACCGGGACAGGGCACCGACCAGCGGGTCCAGAGCGCCGATGTTGGGAATGTCCAGCGCCCGGCAGCCCTCTTCCAGCTGGGCCCGCAGCGCGCGGTCGACGATGGTGTGAAGAACGACACCCGGCGCCGTCGCGATTTCCTCCAGCACCCGCTCCATCTGGCGGTCGGACCGGACCAGGGCATAGATGTGCTCGATCGGAATGACCCCGTCGAAGCGGGCGGTGACCGCCTTGGCCATGGCGTTCAGCGTCTCACCGGTCGAGTCCGAAACCAGATGGACATGGAAATAGGTCGCCAGCCGTGACGCGCCCGCAGGCCTGGCCGGGCTCACTGCGGACCCCATTGCTGGATAACCAAGATCGAGATCGCGCGAATGGCCGTGATTCCTGTGGATCGGTCTGGGCGCCGCGCGGCGAGACCGGGGCACGGTTTTCTATAGGGCGCCGCCGTCCGCCGGGCGAGCCGGGAGAATGTCGGACACGCCCGTATCCTTACCGGACATCATCCAATGCGGCAGAAGCGCCGCTGGTTCGGCTG of Brevundimonas subvibrioides contains these proteins:
- a CDS encoding pyruvate, water dikinase regulatory protein produces the protein MGSAVSPARPAGASRLATYFHVHLVSDSTGETLNAMAKAVTARFDGVIPIEHIYALVRSDRQMERVLEEIATAPGVVLHTIVDRALRAQLEEGCRALDIPNIGALDPLVGALSRYLGAALSTRVGAQHTLDHDYFNRMGALDYAMSHDDGQGTAEQLEGADVVLVGVSRTSKTPTCIYLAHRGIRAANVPLVPGQEDGERLVGLKNPLIVGLTVSPDRLIQIRRNRLDGLNANHASSYVEPDAVREETIKARRAFERRGWPTIDVTRRSVEETAAAILNLLNERRTRTVGVTW